Genomic segment of Betaproteobacteria bacterium:
CGGACGCCTTGCTGTTATTGATGATTGCGAACAGCTCGGCGCGCTTGGCCGCGAACTTCTTCACGGTAACCCGGCGCTTTTGTTCTCGATTGATCAGAGCGGTCTTTGCCATGACGACCTCAGTTCTTGAAGGGGAACTTGAAGGCGGCGAGAAGCACACGCGCCTCTTCGTCGGTCTTCGCTGTCGTGGTTATCGTAATGTTCAAACCCCGGAGCACGTCGATTTTGTCGTACTCGATCTCCGGAAATATGATCTGTTCCTTCACACCCAGGTTGAAATTCCCACGACCATCGAAGGAGCGCGCCGAAATACCGCGGAAATCGCGGATGCGGGGAATCGCAATGGAAACCAGACGGTCCAGGAATTCATACATGCGCCCTCGCCGCAGGGTCACCATGCAGCCGATCGGGTAGTCCTTGCGGATCTTGAAACCGGCGATCGACTTCTTCGCCTTGGTGACCACCGGCTTCTGGCCGGCGATCTTGATCATGTCGCCAACCGCATTCTCGAGAATCTTCTTGTCGTTGACGGCTTCGCCCACGCCCATGTTCAGGACAATTTTGTCGATGCGCGGAACCTGCATGGAAGTCTTGTAACCGAACTGCTTCATCAAAGCCGGCACGATTGCGTCACGGTAGTGTGTATGCAACCGCGCCGCCTGCGCGGACGCGGTTTTCTCGGTAGATGCTGCCTTCAACTTCGCCTTCGCCATAATCTTCCTCTTACGCGTCCAGCATCTCGCCGTTCGACTTGTAGACCCGCACGCGGCGGCCGTCGTCCAGGCGCTTCACCCCGACCCTGTCCGCCTTCTGGGTGGTCGGGTTGAACAACGCCACGTTGGAGACGTGAATCGGCATTTCTTTCGCGACAATACCGCCAGTGGTTCCCTTCATCGGATTGGGCTTCTGGTGCTTTTTGACATTGTTGGCGCCTTCCACCAGCAGGTAGCTGTCGCTCAGTATGCGCAGCACCGCTCCACGTTTACCCTTGTCTTTGCCGGTGATGACGACGACGTTGTCGCCTTTGCGAATCTTGCGCATGATCTTTCCTTACAACACTTCGGGAGCAAGCGATACGATTTTCATGAAGCGCTCGGTACGCAGCTCACGGGTAACCGGGCCGAAAATGCGCGTGCCAATCGGCTCGAGCTTGGCATTGAGCAGAACTGCCGCATTGGAATCGAATTTCACCAGCGAGCCATCCTGACGACGCACGCCACTGGCCGTCCGCACGACCACGGCGTGATAGATCTCGCCCTTCTTGACACGCCCGCGCGGCGCGCAATCCTTGATGCTGACCTTGATGATGTCGCCAATGCCGGCATAGCGGCGCTTGGAGCCACCGAGCACCTTGATGCACATGACGGAGCGTGCACCGGTGTTGTCGGCTACATCTAGCCTGCTTTGCATTTGAATCATCTGCTTTCTCTCTCCAACTTCGTCCGCCTCGTACTGCGGGTCGGCAGACCAGTTTTGGAACCCGTGTCTGGGTCAGAAGCCGGACCGCCGCGAGGCGTTCCGGGAAAAAGGCGGCATTCTATGGAAAAAACGCCGCCCAGGCAAGGGGCTTAAATTTCCTCCTTGGCCTTTTCAACCAGTTTCACCACTTTCCACGCTTTGGTCTTGGACAGCGGGCGGGTCTCTTCGATCAAAACCAGATCGCCGGGATGGAATTCGTTCTTCTCATCGTGTGCGTGGTACTTCTTGGAGCGGCTGACGAATTTGCCATACAGCGGATGCTTGACCTTGCGCTCGACCAGGACCGTGACGGTCTTGTTCATCTTGTCGCTCACTACCCGACCGGTCAGCTTGCGGGGATTGGACGTGGATGTCTGCTCGCTCATGCTTTTTTCGCCTTTTCACCGATCAACGTGCGCACGCGAGCGATGTCGCGGCGCACCTTCTTGATTTCGCTGGTGTTGGTCAGCTGCTGGGTAGCCAGTTGCATGCGCAGGGAAAACTGCGCTTTCAGAAGCTCATTGAGCTCCTTGCCCAGATCGGCCTCGGACTTCGACCGGAGTTCACTCGCCTTCATCGCTTATCCCACCTGTCTGATTACGAACGTGGTCTGGATCGGCAGCTTGGCCGCCGCCAGGCGAAATGCCTCGCGCGCCAGTGTTTCGTCGACGCCGTCCATCTCGTAGAGCACCTTGCCGGGCTGGATTTCCGCCACGTAGTACTCCGGGTTGCCCTTGCCGTTGCCCATGCGCACTTCCGCGGGTTTCTGTGAAATCGGCTTGTCCGGGAAAATCCGGATCCAGATCCGTCCACCGCGCTTGATATGGCGCGTCATCGCCCGACGCGCAGCTTCGATCTGGCGCGCGGTCAACCGGCCGCGGCCGACGGCCTTCAGGCCAAACTCGCCGAAGCTGACCTTCGCACCGCGGGTTGCCACGCCGGTGTTGCGGCCCTTCTGTTCCTTGCGATACTTCCTTCTAGCTGGTTGCAGCATGCTTCGCTCCTCGTCTTGCCTTCCTCTCGGGTTCGGGAGCGGGCGCGGCCACCGGTTGCTCGCCGCGACCCAGTACTTCGCCCTTAAACACCCAGACCTTGATGCCGATCACGCCATAGGTGGTTTTCGCTTCGGAGAATCCATAATCGATATCGGCGCGCAGGGTATGAAGCGGTACGCGGCCTTCGCGATACCACTCGGTGCGGGCAATTTCTATCCCGTTCAGACGCCCGGCACTCATGATCTTGATGCCTTGCGCGCCCAGGCGCATGGCGTTCTGGATCGCCCGCTTCATCGCACGACGGAACATGATCCGCTTTTCCAGCTGCTGCGCGATCGAATCGGAGATCAGCTGCGCATCCACCTCGGGCTTGCGCACCTCCTCGATGTTGACATGGACCGGCACGCCCATCAGTTTCTGCAGTTGTCCGCGCAGATTTTCAATGTCCTCGCCTTTTTTGCCGATGACCACGCCGGGCCGCGCGCTGTATACGGTGATCTTGGCGTTCTTGGCCGGACGCTCGATGACAACCTTGCTGACCGCGGCATGCGCCAGCTTCTTCTTCAGGAAGTCACGGACCTTGATGTCCTCGTGCAGCATTGCTGGGAAATTCTTGCTGTTCGAATACCAGCGCGATGTCCAGTTGCGCTGAACCGAAAGCCGGAATCCTATCGGGTGAATTTTCTGTCCCATGCTTACTCCTTGTCCCCGACGGTGAGATAGATATGGCAGGTGGGCTTGGTGATTTTGAAACCACGACCCTTTGCGCGTGGCATGAAGCGCTTGAGGCTCGCGCCCTGCTCCACATGAATGATCCTCACCTGCAATTCGTCGATATCGGCGCCGTCGTTATGCTCGGCATTGGCGATGGCCGATTCGAGGACCTTGCGAATGATCTTGGCGCCTTTCTTGGGACTGAAGGCCAGCAGATTGAGGGCCTTGTCCACCGGCATTCCGCGAATCTGGTCGGCGACCAGCCGGCCTTTCTGGGCCGATAACCGGACACCGCGCAGTACAGCAGAAGTTCTCATAGTCATGTCTCCTCGTCTCCCTTACTTCTTCGGACCCGACGTCGGGGCGACAGCAGCTTTCTTGTCCCCGGTATGGCCTTTGAACGTACGGGTCAACGCAAATTCACCGAGCTTGTGTCCGACCATGTTTTCGCTGATATAGATCGGCACATGCTGCCGGCCATTGTGTATGGCGATGGTCAGTCCGACGAAATCGGGAAGGATGGTGGAACGGCGCGACCAGGTTTTGATCGGACGCTTGTCTTTGGACGCACGCGCCGTCTCCACTTTCTGCACCAGATGGTGATCGACGAACGGGCCCTTCTTGATCGAACGTGCCATATGTCCTTACCCTTTATTTGCCGTGGCGATTACGCACAATCATGCTGCGCGTGCGCTTGTTGCGGCGGGTCTTGTAACCCTTCGTTGGAGTGCCCCAGGGACTCACCGGATCGCGACCGGCTGCAGTTTTGCCTTCGCCGCCGCCGTGCGGGTGATCGATCGGGTTCATGGCAACGCCGCGCACTGTCGGGCGCACGCCGCGCCAGCGTACACGGCCCGCCTTGCCGATCGATTCCAGGTTATGTTCCTCGTTGCCGACTTCACCGATAGTCGCGCGGCAATCGACGTGCACCTTGCGGATCTCGCCGGAGCGCAGGCGTAGCTGGGCGTAAACGCCTTCGCGCGCCAGCAACTGCACCGACGCGCCGGCTGCGCGGGCCAGTTGCGCGCCCTTGCCTGGCTGCATTTCAATGCAGTTGATCGTGGTGCCGACCGGGATGTTACGCAACGGTAACGTGTTGCCCGGCTTGATCGGCGCTTCCGAACCATTGATGATTTCCTGGCCTACCGTTGCATCCTTGGGCGCGATCACATAACGGCGCTCGCCGTCGGCATAACACAGCAATGCGAGGTTGGCGCTTCGGTTCGGGTCGTACTCGAGGCGTTCGACTTTGGCCACAATGCCGTCCTTGTCGCGGACGAAGTCGACGATACGGTAGTGCTGCTTGTGTCCGCCGCCTTGATGGCGGGTGGTGATATGCCCGCTGTTGTTCCGGCCGGCACGCTTGCTCTGCTTTTCGATCAGCGCGGCGACCGGCTTGCCCCTATGCAGGTTCGGATTGACGACCTTGACGAGCGCACGGCGGCCCGGCGATGTCGGCTTGACTTTGACCAGTGCCATTTACTTGGTCTCCCCGGCTGCGAAATTGATCTCCTGGCCTGGCTTCAGGCAAACGTAGGCCTTCTTCCAGTGACGGCGCCGGCCGATGAAGCGGCCGAAACGCTTTTCCTTGCCCTTGACGTTGGCTACCTGGACGCTGTCGACCTGGACCTTGAACAGCAGTTCCACTGCGGCCTTGATCTCGGGCTTGGTCGCGTCCGCGACGACACGGAAAATCACCTGTTCGTTTTTGTCCGCAACAAAGGTGCTCTTTTCGGAAACCACCGGCGCCAGCAGAACCTGCATCAGGCGCTCCGGATTGAAACCGGTCTGCTTGATACCGTCCTGTTTAATAGCGGCTGCGTTCATGCCAGCATCTCCTCGATTTTAGCGACCGCGCCTTTGGTGATCAGCGTGTTATTGAAGCGCAGCAGGCTGACCGGATCGGCCTGCTTCGGTTCTATCACGAGAACATTTGGCAGGTTGCGTGCCGACAGGACCAGGTTTTCGTCGAGCTTGTCGGTAATGATCAGCACATTCTCCAGGCCCATTTCCTTGACCTTTTGGGCCAGCAGCCTAGTCTTGGGCGAGGTGAGGGCAAAGTCCTCCACGACCGCAAGCCGGCCTTCGCGCGCGAGCTGCGACAGGATCGCAGCCAGGCCGGCGCGGAACATCTTGCGGTTGACCTTGTGGGTGAAATTCTCTTCCGGGCTGTTCGGAAATATCTTGCCGCCACCGCGCCACAACGGGCTGGAAGCCATGCCCGCACGTGCACGGCCGGTGCCTTTCTGGCGCCAAGGCTTGCGTGTGGATTTCGCGATATCGCTGCGGCCCTTCTGCGCGCGCGTCCCCATGCGTGCGTTGGCCAGGTAAGCGGTCACGACCTGATGCACGAGAGACTCGCTGTATTCGCGGCCAAACAATTCGTCCGACGCCTTCACGCTGGCTGTGGCCTGACCCTTTTCGTCGATCAGTTTTAATTCCATTACGCCCTCGCCTTCACAGAAGGATGTACAACCAAGCCACCACCCTCGGACCCAGGTACCGCCCCTTTGATGAGCAGCAGCTGGCGTTCGGCGTCGATGCGTACGATCTGAAGCTTCTGCGCCGTACGCTTCACCGAACCCAGGTGACCGGACATGCGTTTGCCGGGGAAAACGCGCCCCGGATCCTGTGCCATGCCGATGGAGCCGGGAACGTTGTGGGAACGCGAATTACCGTGACTGGCGCGGTTCGAGGAGAAGTGGTGGCGTTTGATAACGCCAGCGAAACCCTTGCCCACCGTTGTGCCGGTAACGTCCACCAGCTGGCCAACCTTGAATATGTCTACGCCGATCTGCCCGCCAACCTTGAAATTGGCAAGTTGATCGGGCTCCACGCGAAATTCACTGAGAACGTGACCAGCCTCGACGCCTGCCTTGGCAAAATGGCCGGCAGCGGGCTTGCTCACGCGACTCGCGCGGCGCTTGCCGAATGCGACCTGGACCGCGGCATAACCGTCGGTTTCCGGCGTCTTGATCTGGGTCACGCGATTGTTCGACACGTCGACGACAGTAACCGGGACAGCATCGCCATCATCGGTAAACAGTCTCGTCATGCCGATCTTGCGACCGACAAGTCCTAAGCTCATTTTTGTTTCCCTTTAACAAAAGGGGCCAGTTTCAATTGACCGGCCGATCTATTTTTACCGGGCCGGCTCTTATTAGACCGGGCCCCGGGTACTGCTCGTTACAGCTTGATCTCTACGTCCACACCTGCGGGCAGGTCGAGCTTCATCAATGCATCGACCGTCTTGTCGGTGGGGTCGATGATGTCCATCAGTCTCAGATGCGTACGGATCTCGAACTGATCGCGCGACGTCTTGTTCACGTGCGGGCTGCGCAGCACATCGAAACGCTCGATGCGGGTGGGCAACGGAACCGGGCCCTTGACTACGGCGCCGGTGCGCTTGGCGGTCTCGACAATTTCGATCGCCGATTGGTCGATCAGGCGGTAATCGAAGGCTTTCAACCGAATGCGGATTTTCTGGCTTTGCATTTTCTTTATTCCAGGATTTTGGCGACGACGCCGGCGCCCACGGTACGACCACCCTCGCGAATGGCAAAGCGCAAGCCCTCTTCCATCGCAATGGGCTGAATCAACTGCACCGTGATCCCGATGTTGTCCCCTGGCATCACCATCCGGCAGAAAACTTGGTGTGCGGGGTGATCGAGCCGGGCTTGGCCAGCACCTGGCCGCGCTCGACTTCTTCGCGCTTGGTGCCGCGCAGCAGCACCCCCACGTTGTCGCCCGCCTGCCCCTGGTCGAGCAGCTTGCGGAACATTTCAATCCCGGTACACACGGTCTTGACGGTGGGCTTCAGGCCCACGATCTCGAGTTCATCGCCCACCTTGACGATGCCGCGCTCCACCCGCCCCGTCACCACGGTGCCGCGACCGGAGATGGAGAAGACGTCTTCCACCGGCAGCAGGAACGGACCATCCAAGGCCCGCTTGGGCTCGGGGATGTAGGAGTCCAGGGCGTCGGCGAGCTTGAAGATCGCCACTTCGCCCAGTTCCCCCTTGTCGCCTTCCAGGGCCTTCAACGCGCTGCCGATGATGATCGGGGTCTTGTCGCCGGGGAATTCGTACTTGGAGAGCAGTTCGCGCACTTCCATTTCGACGAGTTCGAGCAGTTCCTTGTCGTCGACCATGTCGGCCTTGTTCATGAACACGACGATGTAGGGCACGCCCACTTGGCGCGCCAGCAGGATGTGCTCGCGCGTCTGCGGCATCGGACCGTCCGCGGCGGAGACCACCAGAATCGCGCCATCCATCTGCGCCGCACCGGTGATCATGTTCTTGACGTAGTCGGCATGCCCCGGGCAGTCGACGTGGGCGTAGTGGCGCTTGGCCGTCTCGTATTCCACGTGCGCCGTGTTGATCGTGATGCCGCGTGCCTTTTCTTCCGGCGCCGCATCGATCTGGTCGTAGTTCTTCGCCTCGCCACCGAATTTCTTCGACAGCACGTGCGTGATCGCCGCCGTCAGCGTCGTCTTGCCATGGTCCACGTGCCCTATCGTCCCCACGTTCACGTGCGGCTTCGTGCGCTCAAACTTTCCCTTTGCCATCGCTGTTCCTTCCTGCTTACGCAGCCTTCTTATTGATCACAGCTTCCGCGACCGTCTTCGGAGCTTCGGCGTAGTGCTTGAATTCCATCGTGTACGTAGCGCGCCCCTGGGTGGCCGAACGCAACGAGGTCGAATAACCGAACATTTCAGCCAGCGGCACCTCGGCCTTGATCACCATCGTGCCGGCCACTTCCTCTTGCCCCTGGATCATGCCGCGACGCGAAGAGAGATCGCCGATCACATTACCCATGAAATTTTCCGGCGTTTCCACTTCCACCGCCATCATCGGCTCGAGCAGAACCGGGTTCGCCTTGCGCATGCCGTCCTTGAATGCCATCGAGGCCGCCATCTTGAATGCGTTTTCGTTCGAATCGACATCGTGGTAAGAACCGTCGAACAACGTGACCTTGACATCCACAACCGGGAAGCCGGCCAGCACGCCGTTCGGCAAGGTTTCCTGCAAACCCTTATCCACTGCCGGAATATATTCGCGCGGCACCGTGCCACCCTTGATCGCATCGACGAACTCGTAGCCCTTGCCCGCCTCGTTCGGCTCGACCTTGATCCAGACGTGGCCATACTGACCACGGCCACCGGACTGCTTGATGAATTTGCCCTCGACTTCGACCGATTTTTTGATCGCTTCCCGGTAAGCCACCTGCGGCTTGCCAACGTTGGCTTCGACGCCGAATTCGCGCTTCATGCGATCGACGATGATTTCGAGATGCAACTCGCCCATCCCGGAAATGATGGTCTGACCGGATTCTTCGTCGGTGCGCACGCGAAATGACGGATCTTCCTGCGCAAGGCGGTTCAGCGCGATACCCATCTTTTCCTGATCGGCCTTGGTTTTCGGTTCCACGGCCTGGGAAATGACAGGCTCCGGGAAAACCATGCGCTCAAGCATGATGATCTTGTCGGGATGACACAGCGTTTCGCCGGTCGATGCTTCCTTCAGGCCGACGGCGGCCGCGATGTCCCCGGCGCGCACTTCCTTGATTTCCTCGCGCTGGTTGGCGTGCATCTGCAGCAGCCGGCCGATACGTTCCTTGCGCTCGCGTACCGAGTTGTAAACGGTGTCGCCGGAATTCAGCACGCCGGAATAGACTCGGATGAACGTCAACTGGCCGACGTAAGGGTCGGTCATGATCTT
This window contains:
- the rpsS gene encoding 30S ribosomal protein S19, whose translation is MARSIKKGPFVDHHLVQKVETARASKDKRPIKTWSRRSTILPDFVGLTIAIHNGRQHVPIYISENMVGHKLGEFALTRTFKGHTGDKKAAVAPTSGPKK
- the fusA gene encoding elongation factor G yields the protein MPRSTPIERYRNIGISAHIDAGKTTTTERILFYTGVSHKIGEVHDGAAIMDWMEQERERGITITSAATTCFWKGMDGTRPQHRINIIDTPGHVDFTIEVERSMRVLDGACMVYDAVAGVQPQSETVWRQANKYKVPRLAFINKMDRQGADFFKSYDHIRTRLKGNPIPIQVPIGAEEKFEGLVDLVKMKAIYWDEASQGMKYEEREIPADLVEECKTWREKLVEAAAEANDELMNKYLEGHDLSIEDIKKGLRIRVIKNEVVPMLCGSAFKNKGVQAMLDAVIDYMPSPIDIPPVSGETERGELVTRKADDSEPFAALAFKIMTDPYVGQLTFIRVYSGVLNSGDTVYNSVRERKERIGRLLQMHANQREEIKEVRAGDIAAAVGLKEASTGETLCHPDKIIMLERMVFPEPVISQAVEPKTKADQEKMGIALNRLAQEDPSFRVRTDEESGQTIISGMGELHLEIIVDRMKREFGVEANVGKPQVAYREAIKKSVEVEGKFIKQSGGRGQYGHVWIKVEPNEAGKGYEFVDAIKGGTVPREYIPAVDKGLQETLPNGVLAGFPVVDVKVTLFDGSYHDVDSNENAFKMAASMAFKDGMRKANPVLLEPMMAVEVETPENFMGNVIGDLSSRRGMIQGQEEVAGTMVIKAEVPLAEMFGYSTSLRSATQGRATYTMEFKHYAEAPKTVAEAVINKKAA
- the rplP gene encoding 50S ribosomal protein L16; translated protein: MLQPARRKYRKEQKGRNTGVATRGAKVSFGEFGLKAVGRGRLTARQIEAARRAMTRHIKRGGRIWIRIFPDKPISQKPAEVRMGNGKGNPEYYVAEIQPGKVLYEMDGVDETLAREAFRLAAAKLPIQTTFVIRQVG
- the rpmC gene encoding 50S ribosomal protein L29; amino-acid sequence: MKASELRSKSEADLGKELNELLKAQFSLRMQLATQQLTNTSEIKKVRRDIARVRTLIGEKAKKA
- the rplC gene encoding 50S ribosomal protein L3 codes for the protein MSLGLVGRKIGMTRLFTDDGDAVPVTVVDVSNNRVTQIKTPETDGYAAVQVAFGKRRASRVSKPAAGHFAKAGVEAGHVLSEFRVEPDQLANFKVGGQIGVDIFKVGQLVDVTGTTVGKGFAGVIKRHHFSSNRASHGNSRSHNVPGSIGMAQDPGRVFPGKRMSGHLGSVKRTAQKLQIVRIDAERQLLLIKGAVPGSEGGGLVVHPSVKARA
- the rpsQ gene encoding 30S ribosomal protein S17, coding for MSEQTSTSNPRKLTGRVVSDKMNKTVTVLVERKVKHPLYGKFVSRSKKYHAHDEKNEFHPGDLVLIEETRPLSKTKAWKVVKLVEKAKEEI
- the rplE gene encoding 50S ribosomal protein L5 — its product is MAKAKLKAASTEKTASAQAARLHTHYRDAIVPALMKQFGYKTSMQVPRIDKIVLNMGVGEAVNDKKILENAVGDMIKIAGQKPVVTKAKKSIAGFKIRKDYPIGCMVTLRRGRMYEFLDRLVSIAIPRIRDFRGISARSFDGRGNFNLGVKEQIIFPEIEYDKIDVLRGLNITITTTAKTDEEARVLLAAFKFPFKN
- the rplV gene encoding 50S ribosomal protein L22 → MRTSAVLRGVRLSAQKGRLVADQIRGMPVDKALNLLAFSPKKGAKIIRKVLESAIANAEHNDGADIDELQVRIIHVEQGASLKRFMPRAKGRGFKITKPTCHIYLTVGDKE
- the rplX gene encoding 50S ribosomal protein L24 yields the protein MRKIRKGDNVVVITGKDKGKRGAVLRILSDSYLLVEGANNVKKHQKPNPMKGTTGGIVAKEMPIHVSNVALFNPTTQKADRVGVKRLDDGRRVRVYKSNGEMLDA
- the rplW gene encoding 50S ribosomal protein L23, which codes for MQVLLAPVVSEKSTFVADKNEQVIFRVVADATKPEIKAAVELLFKVQVDSVQVANVKGKEKRFGRFIGRRRHWKKAYVCLKPGQEINFAAGETK
- the rplD gene encoding 50S ribosomal protein L4, producing MELKLIDEKGQATASVKASDELFGREYSESLVHQVVTAYLANARMGTRAQKGRSDIAKSTRKPWRQKGTGRARAGMASSPLWRGGGKIFPNSPEENFTHKVNRKMFRAGLAAILSQLAREGRLAVVEDFALTSPKTRLLAQKVKEMGLENVLIITDKLDENLVLSARNLPNVLVIEPKQADPVSLLRFNNTLITKGAVAKIEEMLA
- the rpsC gene encoding 30S ribosomal protein S3, which encodes MGQKIHPIGFRLSVQRNWTSRWYSNSKNFPAMLHEDIKVRDFLKKKLAHAAVSKVVIERPAKNAKITVYSARPGVVIGKKGEDIENLRGQLQKLMGVPVHVNIEEVRKPEVDAQLISDSIAQQLEKRIMFRRAMKRAIQNAMRLGAQGIKIMSAGRLNGIEIARTEWYREGRVPLHTLRADIDYGFSEAKTTYGVIGIKVWVFKGEVLGRGEQPVAAPAPEPERKARRGAKHAATS
- the rpsJ gene encoding 30S ribosomal protein S10: MQSQKIRIRLKAFDYRLIDQSAIEIVETAKRTGAVVKGPVPLPTRIERFDVLRSPHVNKTSRDQFEIRTHLRLMDIIDPTDKTVDALMKLDLPAGVDVEIKL
- the rplB gene encoding 50S ribosomal protein L2, yielding MALVKVKPTSPGRRALVKVVNPNLHRGKPVAALIEKQSKRAGRNNSGHITTRHQGGGHKQHYRIVDFVRDKDGIVAKVERLEYDPNRSANLALLCYADGERRYVIAPKDATVGQEIINGSEAPIKPGNTLPLRNIPVGTTINCIEMQPGKGAQLARAAGASVQLLAREGVYAQLRLRSGEIRKVHVDCRATIGEVGNEEHNLESIGKAGRVRWRGVRPTVRGVAMNPIDHPHGGGEGKTAAGRDPVSPWGTPTKGYKTRRNKRTRSMIVRNRHGK
- the rplN gene encoding 50S ribosomal protein L14, with product MIQMQSRLDVADNTGARSVMCIKVLGGSKRRYAGIGDIIKVSIKDCAPRGRVKKGEIYHAVVVRTASGVRRQDGSLVKFDSNAAVLLNAKLEPIGTRIFGPVTRELRTERFMKIVSLAPEVL